One genomic window of Augochlora pura isolate Apur16 chromosome 5, APUR_v2.2.1, whole genome shotgun sequence includes the following:
- the LOC144470312 gene encoding uncharacterized protein LOC144470312, translated as MYDDDGTTADQKIDDDRNAMETNSSEQQIVAASGGIGVGVGIGIGGSGAAAGAGTGLAGYWQHATSAPLPHCPSFLDCWAMPPIAFGSQTLSLPRDEN; from the coding sequence AtgtacgacgacgacgggacCACGGCGGACCAGAAGATCGATGACGACAGAAACGCGATGGAGACGAACAGCAGCGAGCAACAGATCGTCGCGGCCTCCGGCGGCATTGGCGTGGGTGTCGGGATCGGGATAGGCGGCTCCGGGGCCGCCGCTGGAGCCGGCACGGGATTGGCCGGCTACTGGCAACACGCCACCAGCGCCCCGCTCCCCCACTGCCCTTCGTTCCTCGATTGCTGGGCCATGCCCCCGATCGCTTTCGGATCGCAGACGCTGTCTCTGCCGCGGGACGAGAACTAA